In Streptomyces dangxiongensis, one DNA window encodes the following:
- a CDS encoding GTP-binding protein encodes MDSAVSDSAASAVGGIPLVAGFAEPDEDLKSWQTDRARAPIATKIVVAGGFGVGKTTLVTSVSEITPLQTEALMTEASEGTDDLSATPGKLTTTVAMDFGRITLDDDLVLYLFGTPGQQRFWFMWDDLVRGAIGAVVLADTRRLKDCFPALDYFESCALPYVVAVNHFDDSERFEPEDVREALTIPAHVPVMIMDARRRISVIETLLSLVGHALAETPE; translated from the coding sequence GTGGACTCCGCCGTCTCTGACTCCGCCGCCTCCGCCGTCGGAGGCATCCCCCTCGTCGCCGGCTTCGCCGAGCCCGACGAGGATCTGAAGTCCTGGCAGACGGACCGCGCCCGGGCCCCCATCGCCACGAAGATCGTGGTGGCGGGGGGCTTCGGCGTCGGCAAGACCACCCTGGTCACCTCCGTCTCGGAGATCACGCCCCTCCAGACCGAGGCGCTGATGACCGAGGCCAGCGAGGGCACCGACGACCTGTCCGCCACCCCCGGCAAGCTGACCACCACCGTGGCCATGGACTTCGGCCGCATCACGCTCGACGACGACCTGGTGCTCTACCTGTTCGGCACGCCGGGCCAGCAGCGGTTCTGGTTCATGTGGGACGACCTGGTGCGCGGCGCGATAGGCGCCGTGGTCCTGGCGGACACCCGCCGCCTGAAGGACTGCTTCCCGGCGCTGGACTACTTCGAGAGCTGCGCACTGCCGTACGTCGTCGCCGTCAACCACTTCGACGACAGCGAGCGGTTCGAGCCGGAGGACGTCCGGGAGGCGCTGACGATCCCCGCGCACGTCCCTGTCATGATCATGGACGCGCGGCGCCGGATCTCGGTGATCGAGACCCTCCTGTCCCTGGTGGGCCACGCGCTGGCCGAAACACCCGAGTAG
- a CDS encoding DUF742 domain-containing protein, whose amino-acid sequence MSGTAKLPVRGGDRKPARVRPYSLTGGRTRFGHVLLVETFVAALEAPEERKELTNGSLATRIMPEMRAIVELCRRMRTVAEIAALLKMPLGVVRVLLSDLADQGKIRVYGTGTGHGTGRPDRALLERVLSGLRRL is encoded by the coding sequence ATGAGCGGCACAGCGAAACTGCCCGTCCGCGGCGGCGACCGCAAACCCGCCCGCGTCCGCCCCTACTCGCTCACCGGCGGCCGTACCCGGTTCGGCCACGTCCTCCTCGTGGAGACCTTCGTGGCCGCGCTGGAGGCCCCCGAGGAGCGCAAGGAACTGACGAACGGCTCGCTCGCGACCCGGATCATGCCGGAGATGCGGGCCATCGTCGAGCTGTGCCGCCGTATGCGCACGGTGGCCGAGATCGCCGCGCTGCTGAAGATGCCGCTCGGCGTGGTCCGCGTCCTCCTGAGCGACCTCGCGGACCAGGGAAAGATCCGTGTGTACGGCACCGGGACCGGACACGGTACCGGCCGCCCGGACCGCGCGTTGCTGGAAAGGGTGCTGAGTGGACTCCGCCGTCTCTGA
- a CDS encoding roadblock/LC7 domain-containing protein produces MTAPTTYGLSSEARNLHWLLTNLVEEVPGIQSVAVVSSDGLLLLSSDPGHTEQSRRTGPAKGPRGSSADLATIVSGIGSLTVGAAKLMDFGGVRHTMVAMAEGSLFVMSISDGSLLGVHGSAECDMSVVAYHMALFVGRAGHVLTPELRSELRQSLESQSTGSAR; encoded by the coding sequence TTGACCGCGCCCACTACCTACGGACTGAGCAGCGAAGCCCGCAATCTGCACTGGCTGCTGACCAACCTGGTCGAGGAAGTACCCGGCATCCAGTCCGTCGCCGTGGTCTCCTCGGACGGTCTGCTGCTGCTCTCGTCCGATCCCGGACACACCGAGCAGTCCCGCCGGACCGGCCCGGCGAAGGGCCCCCGCGGGTCCTCCGCCGACCTCGCCACCATCGTCTCCGGCATCGGCAGCCTCACCGTCGGGGCCGCCAAGCTGATGGACTTCGGCGGGGTCAGGCACACGATGGTCGCCATGGCGGAGGGCAGCCTGTTCGTGATGTCGATCAGCGACGGCTCGCTGCTCGGCGTGCACGGCTCCGCCGAGTGCGACATGAGCGTGGTGGCCTACCACATGGCGCTGTTCGTCGGCCGCGCCGGCCACGTCCTCACCCCGGAACTCCGCTCGGAGCTGCGGCAGTCACTCGAGTCCCAGTCGACGGGGAGCGCCCGATGA
- a CDS encoding sensor histidine kinase, with product MQKKRPRRTGSQTAPAGTAPQTPVGTGRPTHVRNRLIVAVAVVAAAVAGAGAPAVLTASQDVSESQDLVTLAARTQDALTLAHSLADERDEVTSYIAAGRPRSKAPAEDRSARVDRQVEELRADADTPADLRTDLGGIDAVRRAALTGKTTALQAHQAYSGTITALHRLAERLAEQTPPRAGSGAHALAELDSAVQQSAAARGLLLAALNIPSHSQTVIDPATGLPATAATSTDGEGRQRDALTVAAQQARLRADAALAGFRETAPKAAVDSYDSTVTGPEVNSAEKYLATLTDQPTLADSDLTTSTKKLDAALSARVDLMRGAESALYEHRTKDLAKLRDDDVTALEIRVAVLGVLMLVAIGIAAAMARTLTRPLSVLRRGSARLAGAEDPAAQEPITFTGRNDEFAQVVRSVNALHAHAVTLHERVGTLETDRKHLVGQRQKMADAREELHAELTESTAQLERLRTSIGSTFVNLALRTLGLVERQLAVIEGLEDREQDPERLATLFKLDHFATVMRRHSENLLVLAGTEHVQQHPGPVPLVDVVRAAVSEIERYERVRIAALPPHTHLVGFAADDLSHLLAELMENATSFSPPDLPVEVSGWLLESGEVMLSVQDEGIGMTEERLTRLNARLTDFDPASPYDQEGAENLGLGLYVVARLAQRHGVRVRLREQKQGGIAAVVVLPATLLTEAPPAALPAQSASMSGTGTYSLPGAGAEANSNVLHGRAADTDPLVALAEKAARASGGTAEKAGGTGETRESGDSADTRETAETRGSGGTPETAETRETGSEPEDTETHTRAETPGPRRAEDAPTRPKAPPETPAETTMELLLPDLYPTGTEQDTTGQDATGHGPAKPAPTGHGAAEPAPTAQPSAGQGAARPGSAPEAAPPRRPGDDTRAGGADTNDPTEDEAEVVTSKGLPKRTPRITAPAAPPRQRTESVDADALRRRLGGFRRGAEAGYREVEAEIAAHTTEATGGTAEEASS from the coding sequence GTGCAGAAGAAGCGGCCTCGGCGCACAGGCAGTCAGACGGCCCCCGCGGGGACCGCCCCGCAGACACCCGTGGGCACCGGCCGTCCCACCCATGTGCGCAACCGGCTGATCGTCGCCGTCGCGGTGGTGGCCGCCGCCGTGGCCGGCGCGGGCGCGCCCGCCGTGCTCACCGCCTCCCAGGACGTCAGCGAATCCCAGGACCTGGTGACCCTCGCCGCCCGGACCCAGGACGCGCTCACGCTCGCCCACTCCCTCGCCGACGAGCGGGACGAGGTCACCTCCTACATCGCGGCCGGCCGCCCCCGGTCCAAGGCGCCCGCCGAGGACCGCAGCGCCCGCGTGGACCGGCAGGTCGAGGAGCTGCGCGCCGACGCCGACACCCCGGCGGACCTGCGCACCGACCTCGGCGGCATCGACGCCGTCCGGCGCGCCGCCCTCACCGGCAAGACCACCGCCCTCCAGGCCCACCAGGCGTACTCCGGGACGATCACCGCGCTGCACCGGCTCGCCGAACGGCTGGCCGAGCAGACGCCCCCGCGGGCCGGTTCCGGGGCCCACGCCCTCGCCGAGCTGGACTCCGCCGTCCAGCAGTCCGCCGCCGCCCGCGGCCTGCTGCTGGCCGCGCTGAACATCCCGTCCCACTCCCAGACGGTGATCGACCCCGCCACCGGCCTGCCGGCCACGGCCGCCACCTCCACCGACGGGGAGGGCAGGCAGCGCGACGCGCTCACCGTCGCCGCCCAGCAGGCCCGGCTGCGCGCCGACGCCGCCCTCGCCGGCTTCCGCGAGACCGCGCCCAAGGCGGCCGTGGACTCCTACGACTCCACGGTCACCGGCCCGGAGGTCAACTCGGCCGAGAAGTACCTGGCCACGCTGACCGACCAGCCCACCCTCGCCGACAGTGACCTGACGACCAGCACCAAGAAGCTGGACGCGGCCCTTTCCGCCCGCGTCGACCTCATGCGCGGCGCCGAGTCCGCGCTCTACGAACACCGCACCAAGGACCTCGCGAAGCTCCGGGACGACGACGTCACCGCCCTGGAGATCCGCGTGGCGGTCCTCGGCGTCCTGATGCTCGTCGCGATCGGCATCGCCGCGGCCATGGCCCGCACCCTCACCCGCCCGCTCTCGGTCCTGCGCCGCGGCTCCGCCCGCCTCGCCGGGGCCGAGGACCCGGCGGCCCAGGAGCCGATCACCTTCACCGGCCGCAACGACGAGTTCGCCCAGGTGGTCCGCTCGGTCAACGCCCTGCACGCGCACGCCGTGACCCTTCACGAGCGGGTCGGGACCCTGGAGACGGACCGCAAGCACCTGGTGGGCCAGCGCCAGAAGATGGCCGACGCCCGCGAGGAACTGCACGCCGAACTCACCGAGTCCACCGCCCAACTGGAGCGGCTGCGCACCAGCATCGGCTCCACCTTCGTCAACCTGGCCCTGCGCACCCTGGGTCTGGTGGAGCGCCAGCTCGCGGTCATCGAGGGCCTGGAAGACCGCGAACAGGACCCCGAACGCCTCGCCACGCTCTTCAAACTGGACCACTTCGCCACGGTCATGCGCCGGCACAGCGAGAACCTCCTGGTCCTCGCCGGCACCGAGCACGTCCAGCAGCATCCCGGCCCGGTCCCGCTGGTCGACGTGGTCCGGGCGGCGGTCAGCGAGATCGAGCGCTACGAACGCGTCCGCATCGCGGCACTGCCCCCGCACACGCACCTCGTGGGCTTCGCCGCGGACGACCTCTCCCACCTGCTGGCCGAGCTGATGGAGAACGCCACGTCGTTCTCGCCGCCGGACCTGCCCGTGGAGGTCTCCGGCTGGCTGCTGGAATCCGGCGAGGTCATGCTGTCCGTCCAGGACGAGGGCATCGGCATGACCGAGGAGCGCCTCACCCGCCTCAACGCCCGCCTCACCGACTTCGACCCCGCCTCGCCCTACGACCAGGAGGGCGCCGAGAACCTGGGCCTCGGCCTCTACGTCGTCGCCCGCCTCGCCCAGCGCCACGGCGTCCGCGTCCGGCTGCGCGAGCAGAAGCAGGGCGGTATCGCCGCGGTCGTGGTCCTCCCGGCCACCCTCCTCACCGAGGCCCCGCCGGCCGCGCTCCCCGCCCAGTCCGCCTCCATGAGCGGCACCGGCACCTACTCCCTGCCGGGCGCCGGCGCCGAGGCCAACTCCAACGTCCTGCACGGCCGCGCCGCGGACACCGACCCGCTGGTCGCGCTGGCGGAGAAGGCGGCCCGGGCCTCCGGCGGTACGGCGGAGAAGGCCGGGGGGACCGGCGAGACGCGGGAGAGCGGGGACAGCGCGGACACCCGGGAGACCGCGGAGACGCGGGGGAGCGGGGGGACCCCGGAGACCGCGGAGACGCGGGAGACCGGGTCGGAGCCCGAGGACACCGAGACGCACACCCGGGCGGAGACCCCCGGGCCGCGGCGCGCGGAGGATGCGCCGACGCGGCCGAAGGCGCCGCCGGAGACCCCCGCCGAGACCACGATGGAGCTGCTGCTCCCGGACCTGTACCCGACCGGCACCGAGCAGGACACGACCGGGCAGGACGCGACCGGGCACGGTCCCGCGAAGCCGGCCCCCACCGGGCACGGCGCCGCAGAGCCGGCCCCCACCGCGCAGCCCAGCGCGGGGCAGGGCGCCGCGAGGCCGGGATCCGCGCCGGAGGCCGCCCCGCCGCGCCGACCCGGCGACGACACCCGCGCCGGCGGTGCGGACACGAACGACCCCACCGAGGACGAAGCCGAGGTGGTCACCAGCAAGGGCCTGCCCAAGCGCACGCCCAGGATCACCGCACCCGCGGCACCGCCCCGCCAGCGCACCGAGAGCGTCGACGCCGACGCCCTGCGCCGCAGGCTCGGCGGGTTCCGCCGGGGAGCCGAGGCCGGCTACCGCGAGGTGGAGGCGGAGATCGCCGCACACACCACAGAAGCCACGGGGGGCACAGCCGAGGAGGCAAGCAGTTGA
- a CDS encoding MarR family winged helix-turn-helix transcriptional regulator, producing the protein MHEDGSGGACGATGQTTPSGADQEFLALERELTVLLRRARASQGEMARAVHPDLESSAYGLLIRLDELGGQRATALAAYIGVGKATMSRQLRALEELGLIARKPDPADGRAWLVTLTDEGRRRVGTVREARRARYVRQLAHWDRHEVAELARLLHELNGGMEK; encoded by the coding sequence GTGCACGAGGACGGAAGCGGTGGCGCGTGCGGCGCCACCGGCCAGACGACGCCCAGTGGTGCGGACCAGGAGTTCCTGGCGCTGGAACGCGAGTTGACCGTGCTGCTCCGGCGCGCCCGGGCCAGCCAGGGGGAGATGGCCCGCGCGGTCCACCCCGACCTGGAGTCCTCCGCCTACGGCCTGCTCATCCGGCTGGACGAACTCGGCGGCCAGCGGGCCACGGCACTCGCCGCCTACATCGGCGTCGGCAAGGCCACCATGTCCCGCCAGTTGCGCGCCCTGGAGGAGCTCGGCCTGATCGCCCGCAAGCCCGACCCCGCCGACGGCCGCGCCTGGCTCGTCACCCTCACCGACGAGGGCCGCCGCCGCGTCGGCACGGTCCGCGAGGCGCGCCGCGCCCGCTACGTCCGCCAGCTCGCCCACTGGGACCGCCACGAGGTCGCCGAACTGGCCCGACTGCTCCACGAGCTGAACGGCGGCATGGAGAAGTAG
- a CDS encoding lysozyme: protein MAVLRPGSIRSPRPRPLAGLLTALLAALSLTLPLTSAHAATTPSRGSAYLGIGVLAHDGRNGTPTTGDATQTEGVDVSAYQGNVAWSTLWNSGVRWAYTKGTEGTYYTNPYFAQQYNGAYNVGMIRGAYHFATPDTTSGATQANYFVDHGGGWSRDGRTLPGALDIEWNPYGAACYGRTAGQMVSWIADFVNTYRARTGRYPVIYTAASWWTQCTGDSGAFAANSPLWIARYAADPGTLPAGWPYYTMWQYTSSGPTVGDHDKFNGALDRVQALANG from the coding sequence ATGGCCGTGCTCAGACCCGGTTCCATCCGCTCCCCCCGCCCGCGCCCCCTCGCCGGCCTCCTGACGGCCCTGCTCGCGGCACTCTCCCTCACTCTCCCCCTCACCTCCGCGCACGCCGCGACCACGCCCAGTCGCGGCTCCGCCTACCTGGGCATCGGCGTCCTCGCCCACGACGGCCGGAACGGCACCCCCACCACCGGTGACGCCACCCAGACGGAGGGCGTGGACGTCTCCGCGTACCAGGGCAACGTCGCCTGGTCGACGCTGTGGAACAGCGGAGTGCGCTGGGCGTACACGAAGGGCACCGAGGGCACGTACTACACGAACCCGTACTTCGCCCAGCAGTACAACGGCGCGTACAACGTCGGCATGATCCGCGGCGCCTACCACTTCGCCACCCCGGACACCACCAGCGGCGCCACCCAGGCCAACTACTTCGTCGACCACGGCGGCGGCTGGTCCCGGGACGGCAGGACCCTGCCCGGCGCGCTCGACATCGAGTGGAACCCCTACGGCGCCGCCTGCTACGGCAGGACCGCGGGCCAGATGGTCAGTTGGATCGCCGACTTCGTCAACACCTACCGGGCACGCACCGGCCGGTACCCCGTCATCTACACGGCCGCCAGTTGGTGGACCCAGTGCACCGGCGACTCCGGCGCCTTCGCCGCGAACAGCCCGCTGTGGATCGCCCGCTACGCCGCGGACCCGGGGACGCTGCCGGCCGGGTGGCCGTACTACACGATGTGGCAGTACACCTCCTCCGGACCCACCGTCGGCGACCACGACAAGTTCAACGGGGCTCTGGACCGGGTCCAGGCCCTGGCCAACGGGTAG
- a CDS encoding SpoIIE family protein phosphatase, translated as MERESTYTATATIDDRGILTGWSEGARRLLGYDSPAVVGRPATALLAADSTAVRRVLAGRTRWNGTVPLRHQDGRLLELGVLAHRRTSDNGVTDWLAVSPVTPRPQPPRGEPLEEWTFLQSPFPLAVFDADLRLVRANRRLEHALALPEAAMRGLRLTHIVPDTAGEAADRSMRLALESGRPQEARGRLAPDLGRTTVLTPLKDPGGRVRAVCLSVQQPDQDSATRQRSSADSASRVGMVADQARAAQELGEVTVPRLADVMAVDLLDSPRAGEEAGGPADPVVLRRAALRALPDGGGPAHGTGTGTHAGIGIGEAVVCPADSPPAQCLAAVRPLLYDTADPAVAGWAALDPGAAWLQASGARALLAVPLLAQGSVLGVALFARRPRRGAFGPEDLRLAEEFTAKAAAGIQQARTYSKSRTTTMALQRSLLPHTLPDQGALEIATRYLPAATRAGVGGDWFDVIPLSGARVALVVGDVVGHGMRASATMGRLRTAVRTLADVDLPADELLTHLDDLVLRLAADESSADPAGDTAGGIGTTCLYAVYDPVSRRCTMARAGHPPPAVVTPDGTVRFVDVPAGPPLGLGGLPFEAVETELPEGSMLALYTDGLFEARDHDIDEALDKMFHALGRPAKSLESVCDRVLTELLSHRPDDDIALLVARTRALHADRVASWELDNEPTVVSVARRYATEQLTAWGLDEAAFPTELMVSELVTNAIRYGRPPIRLRLIHQDSKLICEVYDSSGTTPHMRRARIFDEGGRGLLLVAQLAERWGTRHDRVGKTVWAEQSL; from the coding sequence ATGGAGCGAGAGTCGACGTACACGGCCACGGCCACCATCGATGACCGGGGCATCCTGACCGGCTGGAGCGAGGGCGCGCGGCGGCTGCTGGGCTACGACTCCCCCGCGGTCGTCGGCCGCCCCGCCACCGCGCTGCTCGCCGCCGACAGCACGGCCGTCCGGCGGGTCCTGGCCGGCCGGACCCGCTGGAACGGCACCGTCCCACTGCGCCATCAGGACGGCCGGCTCCTGGAACTGGGCGTCCTCGCCCATCGCCGGACCTCTGACAACGGCGTCACCGACTGGCTCGCGGTGAGCCCCGTGACGCCCCGGCCCCAGCCGCCCCGCGGCGAACCGCTGGAGGAGTGGACGTTCCTCCAGTCCCCCTTTCCGCTCGCGGTCTTCGACGCCGACCTGCGCCTGGTCCGCGCCAACCGCCGGCTGGAGCACGCCCTCGCCCTGCCCGAGGCGGCGATGCGCGGACTGCGTCTCACCCACATCGTGCCGGACACCGCGGGCGAGGCGGCCGACCGGTCGATGCGGCTGGCGCTGGAGTCCGGCCGGCCGCAGGAGGCGCGCGGCCGGCTCGCCCCGGACCTCGGCCGGACCACCGTCCTGACCCCGCTGAAGGACCCCGGCGGCCGGGTACGGGCCGTCTGCCTGTCCGTGCAGCAGCCCGACCAGGACTCCGCCACCCGGCAGCGCTCCTCGGCGGACTCCGCCTCGCGCGTCGGCATGGTGGCGGACCAGGCCCGCGCCGCACAGGAACTCGGCGAGGTCACGGTCCCCCGGCTCGCCGACGTCATGGCGGTCGACCTGCTGGACTCCCCGCGCGCCGGCGAGGAGGCCGGCGGGCCGGCCGATCCGGTCGTGCTGCGCCGGGCCGCCCTGCGCGCGCTGCCGGACGGAGGCGGCCCCGCCCACGGCACCGGCACCGGTACCCACGCCGGCATCGGCATCGGTGAGGCCGTCGTCTGCCCGGCGGACTCGCCGCCCGCCCAGTGCCTGGCGGCGGTCCGCCCGCTGCTGTACGACACCGCCGACCCGGCCGTCGCCGGCTGGGCCGCGCTGGACCCGGGCGCCGCCTGGCTGCAGGCGTCCGGGGCGCGCGCCCTGCTGGCGGTGCCGCTCCTCGCCCAGGGCAGCGTGCTCGGCGTGGCCCTGTTCGCCCGCCGTCCCCGGCGGGGGGCGTTCGGGCCCGAGGACCTCCGGCTCGCGGAGGAGTTCACCGCCAAGGCCGCCGCCGGCATCCAGCAGGCCCGGACCTACTCCAAGTCCCGTACGACCACGATGGCCCTCCAGCGCAGCCTGCTCCCGCACACACTGCCCGACCAGGGGGCGCTGGAGATCGCCACCCGCTATCTGCCGGCCGCCACCCGGGCCGGCGTGGGCGGGGACTGGTTCGACGTGATTCCGCTGTCCGGGGCGCGGGTTGCACTGGTCGTGGGTGACGTGGTGGGGCACGGCATGCGCGCCTCCGCCACCATGGGCCGGCTGCGCACGGCGGTACGCACCCTGGCCGACGTCGACCTGCCGGCCGACGAGCTGCTCACCCACCTCGACGACCTGGTGCTCAGACTGGCCGCCGACGAGAGCAGCGCGGACCCGGCCGGTGACACGGCCGGCGGCATCGGCACCACCTGTCTGTACGCCGTCTACGACCCGGTATCGCGTCGGTGCACCATGGCCCGGGCGGGCCATCCGCCGCCCGCCGTGGTCACCCCGGACGGCACCGTCCGCTTCGTCGACGTGCCCGCGGGGCCGCCGCTGGGGCTCGGCGGGCTGCCGTTCGAGGCGGTCGAGACCGAACTGCCCGAGGGCAGCATGCTCGCCCTCTACACCGACGGGCTGTTCGAGGCCCGCGACCATGACATCGACGAGGCGCTGGACAAGATGTTCCACGCGCTCGGCCGCCCCGCGAAGTCGCTGGAATCGGTGTGCGACCGGGTGCTCACCGAGCTGCTCAGTCACCGCCCCGACGACGACATCGCCCTGCTGGTGGCCCGCACCCGGGCGCTGCACGCGGACCGGGTCGCTTCCTGGGAACTCGACAACGAGCCCACCGTCGTCTCCGTGGCCCGCCGGTACGCCACCGAGCAGCTGACCGCCTGGGGCCTGGACGAGGCCGCGTTCCCCACGGAGCTGATGGTCAGCGAGCTGGTCACCAACGCGATCCGCTACGGCCGCCCGCCCATCCGGCTCCGGCTGATCCACCAGGACAGCAAGCTGATCTGCGAGGTGTACGACTCCAGCGGCACGACCCCGCACATGCGGCGCGCCCGGATCTTCGACGAGGGCGGCAGGGGCCTGCTGTTGGTCGCCCAGCTCGCCGAGCGCTGGGGCACCCGGCACGACCGGGTCGGCAAGACGGTGTGGGCGGAGCAGTCGCTCTGA
- a CDS encoding serine/threonine-protein kinase has protein sequence MNTAPKRASWPPTTPSGLIGAEIAGYRVERELGRGGMAVVYCAKDLRLGRTVALKLLAPEYTRNEAFRSRFAQESRVAAAIDHPNIVPVFEAGEADGILYIAMCFVAGLDLRALIDREGPLPVPMALRIAAQLASALDAAHARDLVHRDVKPGNVLVAEGIDSDHPEHVYLADFGLAKKSLSLTGFTNVGEFVGTLDYVAPERFTGRPVDGRSDLYSLACVVQETLTGAPPFQREDHVELLWAHQCDTPPALSEQRPDIPADADEVMLRALAKVPDDRHDTCMEFVAALRTAVGAVGPRGRTPTLVDMRVGAACPDPGTEPRPDPGTEPGADRVAVPGPPAWAGPVFPGAPAGPASRVGAA, from the coding sequence ATGAACACGGCGCCCAAGAGAGCCAGTTGGCCGCCCACAACCCCGTCCGGCCTGATCGGGGCGGAGATCGCGGGCTACCGGGTGGAGCGCGAACTCGGCCGGGGCGGCATGGCCGTCGTCTACTGCGCCAAGGACCTGCGCCTCGGCCGCACGGTCGCCCTCAAGCTCCTCGCCCCCGAATACACCCGCAACGAGGCCTTCCGCAGCCGCTTCGCCCAGGAGTCCCGGGTGGCCGCCGCCATCGACCACCCGAACATCGTGCCCGTCTTCGAGGCCGGCGAGGCCGACGGCATCCTCTACATCGCCATGTGCTTCGTCGCCGGCCTGGACCTGCGCGCCCTGATCGACCGCGAGGGCCCCCTGCCGGTGCCGATGGCGCTGCGCATCGCCGCCCAGCTCGCCTCCGCCCTCGACGCGGCGCACGCGCGCGACCTGGTCCACCGGGACGTCAAGCCCGGCAACGTCCTGGTCGCCGAGGGCATCGACAGCGACCACCCCGAGCACGTCTATCTCGCCGACTTCGGCCTGGCGAAGAAATCCCTGTCGCTGACCGGGTTCACCAACGTGGGAGAGTTCGTCGGCACGCTGGACTACGTGGCGCCCGAGCGGTTCACCGGCCGCCCGGTCGACGGCAGGTCCGACCTCTACAGCCTCGCCTGTGTCGTCCAAGAGACCCTGACGGGCGCCCCGCCCTTCCAGCGGGAGGACCACGTCGAGCTGCTCTGGGCCCACCAATGCGACACGCCTCCCGCCCTCAGCGAGCAGCGGCCGGACATCCCGGCCGACGCCGACGAGGTAATGCTCCGGGCCCTGGCCAAGGTCCCGGACGACCGCCACGACACCTGTATGGAGTTCGTGGCGGCCCTGCGCACGGCCGTCGGCGCGGTCGGCCCGCGCGGCCGTACGCCGACGCTGGTGGACATGCGCGTGGGCGCCGCCTGCCCCGACCCCGGCACGGAACCCCGCCCCGATCCCGGCACGGAACCCGGCGCGGACCGGGTGGCGGTGCCCGGGCCTCCGGCGTGGGCCGGACCCGTCTTCCCCGGGGCGCCCGCCGGACCGGCATCACGCGTGGGCGCGGCTTAG